TTTTGGAGGGTGCAAGAGATGGACGGACAGTGGCGGAATTGATGAGTTATGGCACAACTCTTTTAACAAGAGATGATGTGATGGAAGGTATAGCGGAAATGGTGCATGAGGTGCAAGTTGAAGCCACTTTTCCTGATGGGACAAAGTTGGTGACAGTACATAATCCTATTCGTTAATTTGAAAATTATGATTCCAGGTGAAATAATTACACCAACCGGCGAAATTGAATTAAATGCTGGTCGTGATACTGTGAAATTGCTAGTAGCTAATACAGGCGATAGACCAATTCAAGTAGGTTCCCATTTTCATTTTTATGAAGTTAATAATGCGTTGAATTTTGATAGGGAATTAGCGTTAGGAATGCGTTTGGATATTCCTGCGGGGACGGCTGTTAGGTTTGAACCAGGGGATGAGAAGGAAGTGAATTTGGTTCCTTTGGTGGGAAGTCGTCGGGTTTAT
Above is a genomic segment from Nostoc sp. MS1 containing:
- the ureA gene encoding urease subunit gamma, which translates into the protein MQLTPQEKDKLLIFTAALVAERRKNRGLKLNYPEAVAYISAAILEGARDGRTVAELMSYGTTLLTRDDVMEGIAEMVHEVQVEATFPDGTKLVTVHNPIR
- a CDS encoding urease subunit beta; the protein is MIPGEIITPTGEIELNAGRDTVKLLVANTGDRPIQVGSHFHFYEVNNALNFDRELALGMRLDIPAGTAVRFEPGDEKEVNLVPLVGSRRVYGFNGRVNGELGNAEGR